The DNA window CAAACACTTGTCAATAGGAGGGAGAGTGGTGCTCTTGAATTGCGTCTTATCCAGTATCCcgattttcttcttttatttctaCAAAGCTCCTAAGGCTATTGTAAAGGAGATTATTGCCATACAAAGATCTTTTCTTTGGGGGGTGAGGAGGGAAGGAAGAAGGTCTGTTGGGTTAGTTGGGACAAAGTGTGTCGTCCAAATAAGGAGGGAGGCTTAGGGTGAAGCATTATGGAAGATTCAATCTTTCACTTCTTTGTAAATGGAAGTGAAGAATCTTGAATGGTGGAAATTTTTTTTGGACTAACTTTCTTTCTTGTAGGTACGACGATATCAAGAAAGCTATGCTCATGGCTCCGTCTTTTAATTCGAGGAGGAATTCTTCCCTTTGGTGGAGGGATCTTTGTTCGGTAGGTGCGGATTCTTCAATCACTTCTTCAAATTGGTTCGCTTCATCTATCTCTCTTAAGCTCGGATCgggttctttcattcttttttggaTTGATTGTTGGTTGTGTAACAATCCGCTTAGCACTATGTTTCCGGAGTTGTTCTCTTTAGCCGAAGATTCTCGTTGCAAGGTGATGGACATGGGTTTTTGTAATGGAGATATTTGGAGTTGGCATTTGACATCTTTTATTAGACCCATGGACCGGGTAGCCGCGGCACAGTTTGAAGAACTTCGGATTCTTCTCGTTCCGGTTCACCCCTTTAGCTCGGAATTGGACGGTTTCAAGTGGTGGCGTCATGCTTCCGGTTTTTCGGTTAGTAATGCTTATGATTCTTTCTCCTTGTGTGTTGTTCCGTCATTCTCTTTGGAACCTTCTTTACGATTAGTTTTCTCTAGTCTTTGGAAGACCAAAGTTCCTAGTAGAATCCTTATTTTTGGTTGGAGATTGATTTGGAATAGGCTTCCAACTAAGGTTGATTTAGCAAAACGGGGCATTTTAGCTAATCCAAATGATATTCGTTGTCCCTTTTGCCCTAATTTTGAGGAAGATCTTAATCATCTCTTCTTTGAGTGTTCTTTTAATAATCTTTGGTGGAGGAAACTTCTTAGTTGGTTGTGTTTGGTTGACGATTCCGCGGTTGATTCGATAGTGGGTTGTCTTTGTTGGTTGGAGGAGCATTGTGGTAAAGCGGGGGGTATTGGTTTGAAGTGGTTCTTCGGTCTAGTCTTTTGTTGGATTATGTGGATTTGTAGGAATGATGTTATTTTCAATGGCTTGGATGTGAACTCCTTTGATGGTTTATCTCTCATGAAAGCCCTCTCTTGGGATTGGTTTAGTGTTTTCTTTAAGAATTATTGTAATAGGTCTCGGGAGGAGTGGTTCCTAGACCCGGgatttttttgttgtaattttgGTCGGATTCTTTGTTGTTGGGTTGGTTTGTGTGTGATACACCGACCGATTTTATTTCTCTTTGTATTTGGGTTAAGCACCCCTAGTGCTTTTTAATTCCaatttgcttattaaaaaaacaaattaaaagatgTCCTAAAGATATAAAAAACTATTTTACAAATTTCTTCCCTTATTTATAATTTCAAATCATGAATGAGAAACACAATATTTAGACAGTTATCATTGACAAACATTATTGTTTTAAATGgatgttaaaaaaaaataagttataatttggTCGAAATTTTGTTTCTATAGTTGAGTACCatcttataaaaaatattaaacagtAAAAATCTTAAATCagcaaataaaaattatatattaagtaATTAAAATTCTCATAAGtcattaaaatatataaacatattaaaacataattaaaaaaacttcaaagtccaattttattatttgtaaataataattattttaataactatcaaaatccaatttcatattacattaaattattgaaattaactaaaaaatatatattaactttttataatttttaatatagctgttcatattttcatgcatacacttttaatataatataatttatacaatATTACTTATATAGTTAACAATTATATGATAAACAAACAAATTAAGTTGATTCTTGCATTTAAAAACTCAAATGAATTTTCAATGGTTAAAATTATAACATCGTTAAATAATTAAGttctaattattattaataaaattataattctaCTAATTTGGTGTATATATCATAATGAATGACTAAATCTTAAAcaaattatgaatatttttattgGCAATTTTAAATAATTTGGTGTTATAATCCGTTTGAAAATTGGAAGTGATGATTTAATTGAATGTATACGTTGTTGTGATGTGGAAGATATTTAGGAAGGATATAGACATTCAAATCTCAAACATGTTTTTGTAtaaattgaaaagtaatctttcCCAATTTTCTAAAAAAAGGAATTAATAAATTAGTTGACTCaataaatgaaaaattataatagaCTAAAAGtatcattaaaattaaaagaaacttttttttataaatagactAATACTCTTATTAAAACTACTGTATAAATTTAATATTGACTACTTAAGTAGATTTCAGGacatattattcatttataattttttttttaattttaataataatattaataaatattcaatACATTCCGGCGAGTATCTCACTTTCTATTCAATACATTCACGCGAGTATCATATATCAATGATTATGTGATGAGATAGTGTATACAAAGACTTTGCATTTTTTTAATTCGCTTTAGAAATGTTGACAAAGTCTTATGATACTAATTTATTTGTGCATGTGTGTGATCTAGCGGTGAAACGTTTGGGttctgagagtgtgctcctctcaagatcTCAGGTTCGAAACCCCTCTCAAGGTCTTAGGTTCGAAACCCACTAGATACAAATTGCTGCAAAGCCATGATGTCCTACAAGACAAAGGCAAAGCTCCAATAATAAATAGGTTGCAGAAGTTAATATTATACCACAGTCAGACATTAGATATAAATGTGACTGAAAACTACTTGCTTGTAAGAAAAAGAGTGtattatacaaaaaaataaatcataattaaaaataatattaccgTCATGCCGTCATGCCCCTGAGTGGTGGTTTCTCCATCAATCCCAGCAAGTTCGACGATACCCTTGTCCaccttaacataaggaagaaCACCATGTTCGTGTATaagaacaataacaataacaatatcaTCAATCTTAATCCACACACCAAAGATACAAACAACCATGACATAGGAAAACTCACTAACCATTTCAAAGCCATTGACATGATAAGAAAATATGTTGGAAGCAATTGTAATAATACAAAGCAATAGATGTGTGATTATAATGAATTTTCAAAGCCACCAACATGGTAAGAAAACATGTCGAAGGCTCGATAAATCATGTACCAAACTTTTATGATACAGACTAAGAAACTTGACATTAATGTATTTACAGAAGCCATTGACGTGATACGAAAACAATTTTAATAGAAATATAACATTCAATATGCAATGATGATCCTCATCCCTTATTAATAGAAACCCAGAAATTCGATCAAGATAATACACACTGCTCTCTCTTGTGCTCTACGATGACGTCCCAATCTCGCTTTTCTCCTTTCTTCAATTTTACCTTCCATTTCTTCACTCACTTCATATCTACATCAAATTTATTCCAGAAATCCTTAATCAGTTATTAATGCATTGAACTTTTCAACCTCCAAGTCTTTACTGGAGGCAGCTTTTGTGTTGTtaatcaatataataaagtgtTAACATTTATCCATCTGTTTCAGTTTCtgcttttttttcttcatgttaTATGATATTAACACTCCATATTTAGATATCATTGAATTAAATCCCTTTtcaaaaactttaaaaatgaGTACTTTTAAACCAAACCTGAAATGGTAATGTGAATGTTGATATGTCCCAACGCCTCGTCAAACTTCCCTTTAAGACCAACCTAATTGAAACATGAATTCAAATTAATCTCAAGCATACTCAAGCAACCATGAAAACTAACTTAGACATTTAATCAAACACATAAAATTCATTTTCCCCCTTACTCGTTTTAGCCTCATTAAAATATATACCTTTGTATTGAAGCCATAACAGCATTGCCAATAAAACATCACCAGGAATCAAGTTTTGTCCTTCCCAAGGAGGATCAAGAACAGAACATCGAGCCCTTGACAACTCTTCCAAATAACCAAGCGATAGCCTTTTGCTGTCGGTATTAAAGAAAGAAGTGGAGTTAGTTTAGAATTTATCATCTCCAAAAGGATTAATCAGGAAAAAAATATCTAAACTCCATTGATGAGAACAATATCTAAATAAAGGTGGTAGCGAAGCATTTGGGCCATGAAACTTATCCAAAGGAACTACAGGCCTATCATCACAATCAAACATGAGCTCCAAAACAAGCAATCTCCCAAGATACAACCGTAAATCACCGCAACTGCAACTATAACGCCATAACAGAAGCAAAAACATTTATAATTCACTCTGAGTAGATAGTGTCTTTCTACAAATCCAACATAGACATGAACTttgaacaattatattatatgCTCCTAACAAAAGTTCATAAAATGAAAATTTctagatttttaaaatagaaaccATATGGACATGAATCTTGAACAGTTATATTATATGCTCCTAACAAAAGTGCCGAAAATGAAAAGCATTTCCAAAACTTGTTCAAATATCAGATTAGCCACTTTAAATGTGTTCTTAGATTCCAAGTGCAAGACATAAGAAATGTAGAAATCGGAATGAGTTTTTCCTATTACATTTGCATCCAGAACACCGCATATAACCTCCTTATCATAATAATTATCtgcctacaacaacaacaacaactcttctTATCAAACTCACTACTCAAAATCACAGTAAAAATTTCTCAAACAAAACTAAAACTCAAACCATGCATACTCAAGCAAAACTTTGAGATAGCGCAAATCATCCTTATATTGTTCCGAATGCCCAAATGCATGCAATCATTGCTCATAAATCACCACCAAACCCGAGCTATCTCCACCCGAAGGAAACGCTTCCTATTCCTGAACCCACTTCACACACCTTCACCATCATTAATAAAAAgattataaataaattcaaaattcattctATTTGTTTGCTTTAATGCAATATCCAATTCAGTCCTAAATTTTTAGAATCATATCAATCCAATCTCTTAAATTAACAATATTCTATAAACCCTAAATTAAAATTGTATTGAAAATTAAGATGCATCTAATAATAGTGAATGGATACGCAATGTATCCAAGGGGAAAGAGGATCTTCACCTTTGTAATCATTGGTTGCTTCAACAAATTTACTGCTTCACAAAAAATTGATAAAGTGAGAACGAAGAAAGTGAGTGAAGAATAAAGTAATAGAAAGCGATAGTTAGAGAAAGACCTTCGCTGTTGAAGAAGCAATTTCTTGAGGTAGTTATCGGTGTGAGGCTGGAGAATGTTAACATTTCGGCCTCGTTTCAAAGATCTCACATTTTCTTTGAAGGTTTCCCATTCGTTTCCAGTTTCTCTCTTTGATGATAAGAACAATACTGTAATaaaatttgaaggatagaaaaacacttagaaagcgggggtttgaataagtgtgactttaaaaactcttaagataaaaacaattgcacaatgatttttatcctggttcgttgttaacgaaactactccagtccacccccttagagtgatttacctcacctgaggatttaatccactaatcaaccttgattacaatggttttccacttagataccctctaagtcttctagagtattctgatcacaccttgatcactctaggaaccttttacaaatgaatgtaaaacaaattcttataagagtattacaatgcttcttaataagctataatcacaactgtgatatttctcttaagttctaagcttaaaatctcactaagatattacaatgaagtgagtttgaagatgaagtttgatagcttttgattcagcagcgtttcagcaagtttgagcaAAGAGTtcgtaaattggtaaccttgcttctgatcaaaacttcactatttataggcgttttgagaagatgaccgttgagagcatttaatgctttgcgagatccgtacagcattgcatttaatgtttcactcttttgtcaactgcctcgagccttgcttttcctgcttttactgactatgcctttaatagcttctaacgttccttttgtcagtcagcgtagcctgccatcttgtacttgcttctgacctgatgtttgtagatacaacgtttgaaataatagagtcaaacaacttggtgcagagcatcttcttgtcttctgaccttgaagtgcttctagcgtgataccatgagaacttcagtgcttctgcttctgatctcaagttcttctgatgcttcaatagaccatgttttgattctgcttgaccatcttctaatgtctttccagagcatgttctgatgttgcatacttgaaccttctgagtcagtgcttcttgcgctgatttgtgcatattcttcatatatttcctgaaatggaaattgcataggattagagtaccacactatcttatacaaaattcatatacattgttatcatcaaaactaagaatattgatcagaacaattcttgttctaacaatctccccctttttaatgatgacaaaaacatatataattgatatgaattcgcaatcagaatatcagacggctaaagacaattacatagttatagcataagcatataaacatagtgtgtgaatatgtctccccctgagatgaataatctccccctgaaataaatactggaagaaatttacaaataaaagacttccctgagtatttcccATTTCGGTTGAGACGTTCACAAATGCCTAGAACTTTAGAACAtacagagcttctgcttcttgcttccataggacagcttcagagctttgaatttcttcttgaatcattgcatgcttgattgtatcagaacattcttgaatgtaccagagcatcatcagagcatctttacatcctgataTGTTTTAGAACAAACTAGACAACAagagtcagagcatgaatgaatcagaatattcttttaagaaagaacatgtattaGAGCAAacagttcttaaaagaaatatgtatcagaacatataatatgtatcaaaaCA is part of the Vicia villosa cultivar HV-30 ecotype Madison, WI linkage group LG2, Vvil1.0, whole genome shotgun sequence genome and encodes:
- the LOC131649626 gene encoding uncharacterized protein LOC131649626, whose product is MGFYKTCWPFLKKEILNFVKEFHAFSVLPKAVTASFLALIPKVNNPLSLDEYRPIFLISSMYRILAKLLASRLKMVLGKLISTCQSAFLPNRNMLDGVLVLNESLDFAERFNKRCMMVKVGFEKAYDCVSWDFLWYMLERTGFGVKWRSWIEALVFNSSMSILVNGSPTRDFEVFKGLRQGDSLSPFLLLLVAEGLSGMVKVESSLGEFMGEDSWNNLWKFKAIHRGFELASGLKVNLSKSRLFGVNLDPSFIQAASSFLNCEIGAPSSFVFLGIPVAINPRRCSTWRPIVDKLRKRLGGWHHKHLSIGGRVVLLNCVLSSIPIFFFYFYKAPKAIVKEIIAIQRSFLWGVRREGRRYDDIKKAMLMAPSFNSRRNSSLWWRDLCSVGADSSITSSNWFASSISLKLGSGSFILFWIDCWLCNNPLSTMFPELFSLAEDSRCKVMDMGFCNGDIWSWHLTSFIRPMDRVAAAQFEELRILLVPVHPFSSELDGFKWWRHASGFSVSNAYDSFSLCVVPSFSLEPSLRLVFSSLWKTKVPSRILIFGWRLIWNRLPTKVDLAKRGILANPNDIRCPFCPNFEEDLNHLFFECSFNNLWWRKLLSWLCLVDDSAVDSIVGCLCWLEEHCGKAGGIGLKWFFGLVFCWIMWICRNDVIFNGLDVNSFDGLSLMKALSWDWFSVFFKNYCNRSREEWFLDPGFFCCNFGRILCCWVGLCVIHRPILFLFVFGLSTPSAF